TACCTATATcttctatactattaaagctaAAGTACGAAATTTAAATGTTTGGCAACATGgataagaaagaaaataaaaattgattggATACATGGATAGCATATCTAAttattatctatactattaaaacacaaggcCTTTTTTTTAGGTACTCTTGGTTTTTGAAAGTATTTACAAGTGAATGTCACTGTATTATGTTTTAATCTAAGCTTTTTAtttaagtgttttttttgttttaccatAAATCCCATATAACCGCTCCTATTTTTGTGTAATCTTTTTCCACTTCTTTagttattttttcatatataattatactttaaatatatatttcctaTCATGGCTATATATCGAAGctttaatctttttttgttgaagccagtttttgtaaatttgtaaGTGTATACAACGACGAGTAAACACAATCGGTAACACATATTAGAGCAGAGGGTACAGAAGGCagagatatataataataattacataGAGCTTTGATTCAGAGATGGGGAATACAAGGTCAAAGAGTCAAATGAGGATTGAAAATGGTGGTCATACAAAACCTACGACAACACAGTATGTTCCACCAGCTACAATTTTATTTACACGAACTTTGTATTTTTGTTGGTTTGCTTGGTTTCTATTATATTGATTTACTTGGGCTATACTTGATGATATTACCAGAATTCGATTATGTGCAAAAGCTTCGACACTAACAATTGCTTTTCAGATACAGACGAaactataaacataaaaaaaaattaacttatgactttatttaataatactaaGTTAAATTTGTTAACAGCTAGgtataaaaatatcatctttTGAATAAACTTTTCTTAACAGTATTCCAATATTGAAggccttttctcaaaaaaaaaaaactatattccaatattttaataaaataacaagaTTATCAATAAGATTTTGTTGTTATAACTTAATAGATctcgaaaacaaaaaaaataatagactGTTGTAACTTAATATATCTCGACAGCTACGTGTTTTGCCCATATCTGCaaacttaataaattttttaaaaatataaatatatacattatcaATTCAGAAACCAATAGAATAAATTAAACATGCTTTTGAATATTTCttaattaatcaaatattagatttttaatatatgtaaactttaatttaatgaaatatattttatagcataaatcaatactattaaaacataaaggACTTTTTTGAGGCCACCTTGAATTTCAACCATATTTACAATGAATTGccattgaattatttttaatctatgaTTTTATTTGAATGATTTGAGTTTAAATGCATATATTAACAACTTCTTAGTAATATGTGGCTTTTactatgtttaataatattttaaatatccaACGTGTTATCAAATCTTACTGATTTTGTTGAAAAGAGAAAATTTCGGAAACTAATAAACAAATCTCtaacaatatatttagtttaggAAAATAAATCAGAATATCCTATAATCAAATGAGCATATACCAAGCTTGAAAGATTTCGATTAAACCTGATCATCAAGATACTTACCCTATAAATAATCATtgcaccttttttttttcttttagtcgACCATCTTCGTTATTTGTCTGTTTTAATTTGAAGTATAGATGTTTGTTTAGttctacttttgttttttttttatcttcgcATTCTGATTATTTGttcatcatcaaaaaaaaaaaaattagtatttctttggattttttgttTGTGTAGAGACTAAACTAACGTAGGTTTGGAACAAGTTTTCCGAGCTGTTACGACGAGTGGGAAACCATACAGAATAGATGTTGACAAAACTATCACAGATGCGCTAATGTTGAGGTATGTTTTAATTTAACGTGACATATAGGAAGCTCAgatatttgtaactttatatttatataaattattattaagaaCAGAGTGTCATCCCTCCCGTAAGTCATGTTCCCTTTTGtgttgttacttttttttttgtgttgttacATTGTTCTCATTGTCTTCATGTTTTCTATTAACGAACTTGATTTTTTGTGCATTGTAGGGAAATAACACTAAGAAAACAGGAGCTCCACACAATGTGCGTCTTTACTCTATTGCATCAACGAGCTACGGTTCTTTGACGGTACCTAGAGCTGTTTATTACGACCCGAGACTGGTAATAAGACCCTTCAAAGAACGATTTGGTGATGTTGATAATCAATACACCATCGACTACATAAACTGctaacattaatatttatgcTATATTTGTTGCTGATGATGATGCTATTTGCAGTGGAGCGGATGGTGTCGTGGAGAGGACGAAACTGGAGCTGTCCGAGGAATATGAGAAAAGCTTTATGGTTCTAACATGAATCCAAAGTTAAGGCGGATCTTCTGGCGTGTATTTGATTGGCACTCACTGCTCATGGTCAGGTCgattatagttttaaatttttgttttgttttataggAATCATGTCACGAGAAGTTGAAGCTATAGTCATCTACATAAAACCAGAGGTTTTCTCATTACAGTGAACTCTTTTGTTTGTCTTTGCATTGTTTCTCATGTATTGCAGGTCCGTCTTTGTGGTATCCTGTTCAAGCCGATTGTCTATTCTTTCACCTCTGACTGTGAAGGTATTTCTCTGCATCATTCTTATAACCTTTGTACATGTGTTCTACCTCTTCTTTTATTATGTATCCATGTTCTTTACTCTAGGAAAGTTGTGatgtctttgatattaattttctagGAATTCTGATCATGTGGGAAATGATAGACATGTGGAAAAAGAAGTAAACCCATTTGGAATAGTCTATGGATGTTTCTTGCAATGATAGCTTAGATTTTTCATACAATTAATATAGTACTCTTCGAATTTTAGATCACAACCAAGCTTGTGTTTTCCCTGGTGCTGTGTTTCTTGCGGCATATGAACTGTCGGAGATATCTATGAATAAttcagtttcatttaaaatattgttctgAAGTTTCTGGCCACTTTAGTTGCCGGGACAGCCATAGTTTCCAGCATATATCTTTCAAGCAGAAGTTAAATAATCTCAAGGCGGGAGAGTTTCTCATGAGCAACTATCCTCTCTCAGATTTTTGGCTCACTTTCGCAAACTCCATATGTAGCTTTGACAGGTATGGCTTCCTGCAACAGTAAGAgcattatatttaaaaaaaatagactgttattttgataaatatttatatcattcTGTTTTTTTAAACAAGTATATCATTCTGTTTCATTTTAACTTATGTAATTTAATCACAAATAAATGCAGAAACGAACTACATAGTTCCTACTCCGAAAAGCCATAAAATTTCCGGTGTAAGTGTTTTTTacgagtttttttattttatacatacaGACAATGAATACTGGGTAATCCAGGAATTAATTCCTTCGGGTTTTAGCCAGAGGACATAAGTGCAGAAACGAATTACATActtatttatttggtttgttaatcatattttttaacacaTACCATATTTATTATACAATATCACTTTTTATGAccaattgtttttataaaaaaacagtCGAATgcacttatatttattttatataaaaatatctcaGCAAAAAGTTTATACATAGTTAccctaatattatttaatgtttatatacttttaaagtTTGTAGtcaatatatcaaatattaaaaatcaatactTTATATAACCAAATATAACTCACAATTCTatctttgcaaaaaaaaaaaatcacaattctATCAAACCTATACCACACATTAAGATTGTACGTTATCATAGTTGATATATATGTCggaccaaaccaaaattattaaCGACAATCGATCTCAACCCGGATACTCATGCCTAAACATACTTATGAAAAATCGAATAAGagcataaatttaaaacaaaaacgatTGTCCCGCCCTctaaaagggcgggtcaaaatctagttattactTATTTTGACAAATAAATAACACACAAATATATACCAACTTCTATATCACGTGAATTGTTCCACAAGTTTGAATTTATGATACCAAATATATTAGTTACCTAAATTCGCCTACATTGTTAATCTAGAGAATATTCTTTGCGTGATAGTTCCCACAAAATCTACGTATATCTTTTCAAATTAATACTATCCCAACAGCCACGTCTTATCCTATCTATATAAACAAGCCTTCAGCTCTTATTCTTCATCCACAGGAATCGTCCCAGTCGGGCGGGTCAAATTCTACCATGATCTTTAATGACATGAATCACACATCCAAGAAGTTATTTACTACGAACATCAAAATGGAGAAAACAGAGGACTATTAGTTATGTCTAGGTTTACTTTGCGTATGctgagtttgtttttttttctttcatgttGGTTcctttagaatttaaaaatgaaaatggaGAAAATAGAGGACTATTAGTTATGTctaggttttttttctttcatctttATAAAACATCAAAACGGTTACAGCAAAACTTCAACACACAGAATATCTCAAAAAATCAAACCTTTAATACAATACATCGATGGACTTACAAAATATATTGCAAGTCGAATATGTTAAGATGCACTTTTTGGTTAGGTTTTCTATGAAATctagaaacaaagaagaagaagaagaagagttaaagagagagagagagaccgaCAGAGATTAGATGAGCAATAAAAATTGTTGACTTTTTTATTAACACGTTACATAATAGAACTTTTCCCGGAATAATTAGTTGGCTTAATGGGCCACGTTTTAGGTAAATTAGGTTAGTGATTTAGGAGTTTAAATTTTACACACACGGTTTATTACTCATTTATGTGTGTTACAAATAcatacaatataataattatcaagCTATAATGTATAACATGGACCACAATATCTCAAAGCAAGTAATTACCAATTGTTTGTTCTTATCATTTCAAAGAAGTTCGTGATTTCACTATACCGTGACAAAATGCAATCTTTAAACAGCAAACCGAATCATACAATCTCGTTCAATTAattaaaagttttgaaattatatatatatatatcataaaaaaaaacccGCCcagttgggcgggtcaagatctagtatatattaaaacagaagtcacaacTTTAATCCACGtgtgaattttttatttaaaattggaCATTTTGGATcctcacaaaaaaataaaaatcatttatcattcatttattccaaacaatataacttaataatatatcattctAATATAACTAACATTTCCTACAAAACCTCCGATGATTTTAGATTCTTTATTAATTGTAAATTCAATTTATATAGTAATAGCCAATGAGAACACCCTATCTTAATGACCAcgtattacaaaaaaaaaaactcacacaCGATTTATTTATCTACAAATACATGTTGGCATTAAGAACACACTATCTAATGATCACATATCCATCTAATCTAACTTTAAAATTAATCTATACTACCTTAAACTaatgaaaacaaatttgaaattatatagtttagtttaaaaattaaacataaactaaatatttaattatttactcgataatataaatctatgaagctaaaagtttaatttattaaaaactttctAAATTTGTTAATGTTATGATATCTTTgaagataataacaaaacaatgtgttatcaatttttatatatatatttacgattttaataatgaaataataatctaaaatatatatatatagaagaagataCAAATACATGTTAGGGTTTGAAacaatttattcaaaaaaagaaatatatacagtaaaattatcatgttttaaaaattggtATACACAtctcatatataaaataatatatatcaatatagaattaaaaaaaaatgtttataaaagaaaataaaaataaacatctgAACGGTTGCACGGGCcgaaattgattttattttagcaAAACAATTGAGTTTTTGGGCCGTGGATTTGAGGGTTGAAATATGGCCGTTTTGGGTCATTggaaatatcaaatatttataaattttcctttttaaagtACAAGAGAAAATCTTATATAAGTAAAACCATTACAGCCTATTTAGCAAAAAGCAAATATCATCAAATGGTTATATTCCTATTATAAAATTAGTAGATATACTTTATTTAGCAACcactttaattaaaataaaatctttaaatatttatttttcatataaatattacattataatattaaaatattattgcaCGATAGTATGTACATTTGTTCcaatattttcttgtttcacATTTGAATGGTTATTTCTCAGTGTACACATTCAAACACTAAAATTCGCCAGTTTCATTTTCCTTCAAagtattcaaatatatttaaaataactattttcgCAGATTATAATGACCGACAGTCTGGTACGCAATATTCAGAAAAAACTGTACATATTTGAGTTTCTATCCGATAACAAAAAAGTATTTTCTTTCATTTGTATAATGATCACATAATTTAACCTAAAATTTCTTCagtaatctaaaatatattttaaaattttcattttccatcaaaatttatatattttatcattttagacactgtatttttttttaagatttacaTCACTCTCGTGTAACTCACCGTTATAagtacattttatttatattttgctaacaatattaaaaaaaaaaaaagaatttgaaggATTGCATagtattttggtatattttgtttctaatcaatatataataattttaaaatattttgagatATGTATTTTTCAACTTTAATATACAGTTTCTCCTGCGATTTGCGGGGGTCCAAATCCTagtgtttacaaaaaaaaaaatgaaaataaacataGCGTGGGCcgtgattttattttaacaaaccAAATGAGTTTTTGGGCCGTCGATTTGAGGGTTGAAATATGGCCGTTTTGGGTCATTggaaatatttataacttttcctttttaaaGTACAAGAGAAAATCTTATATAAGTAGTAAAACCATTACAGCCTCAcgacaaaagaagaaaaaaaaacaaaaaacacaagAGGATGATGATGTCCGCCGCGTCGGCGGTAGAGCagaaaaagaagaggagaagggTTGAGTCTCCATCATCAAGTGGGTTAATGTCTTTGCCATATGACATGGTTCTAAACAGCTTGGCACGCGTGTCTAGATCTGACTACGGGGCTTTATCCGTGGTCTCAAAGAGCATGCGCTCGCTGGTGGCTTCGCCGGAGATGTACGAGACCCGATCTCGAATGGGTTTGAGGGAGGAGTGCATCTACGTATGCTTGGGAACTAGTTTTGGCACAAAGCCTCTGGGATGGTTCATCCTCAGAAAAGGAGTACAAGGGAACCGGCTGATCCCGATCCCGATCCCTTCGTTCCCATCTCCTCGCAGAGCTACCTATGTCTCCATGGGATGTGGGATCTATGTAATTGGAGGAAGGATAGAAGCCGTGACGACATCGCGTGTCTCCTTCCTTGATTGTCGGACTCACACGTGGAGCCAGCTCCCCTCCATGAGATTTGCTCGCTGCGAAGCCAAGGCAGGCGTCTTAGACGGTAAGATATACGTTATGGGAGGCTGCGACGATGTATTCTCCGGCGACAATCCAGAGGTTTTCGATCCAAAGACACAAACTTGGAGCAGTGTGTGTATACCTGATCCGGTGATGAACAAGGAGGTTTGCAAGGTGGTTGGGCCGGATAATAATATTTCGTTCAAATTTTGGAGTGAAAAAGGTTTGTGGAATGATTTCTTTTTAAACCCAAGAGAGGAGGATTGTTGTTGTGCAATAGACAGATTGTTATTTAGTTGTGATTTTGACGGGAGAATCAAGTGGTGTGACCCTTTGAGTGGGGTGAGGAAAGGGAGCATGGAGTGGTACACGGTGAATGGTTTGGAAGATCTTCTAGGGTTTCTCAAGTTTGACCGTACCAACATAAATACAATCCTTTTCGTTGGGGAGAGTGCGGATGTGTGGAACTGCCATATGCTCAAGCGTGGTTACACAGACGGCCTCCTAGGCTTAGTTCCGGGCTTCAAAATCAGCAAATCCGCTGGCAACATTGTCATCTTCTGGAGCGTGCTCGTCGGTGACAAGTTGCAGGTTTGGTGTGCTGAGATTTCACTTGAGAGGCGGCTGCGCCAGGATGATGGCCAGATTTGGGGGATCATCCAGTGCATTGATCATGTCTTCACTATGGACCCTGACCTCTGTGTTTTGTCTTCTGTTAACGTTAGTCGTTGAACaatactttttcttttaaatttatttgttatctgtctctcttttatttttaataagatgttttctcttcttctatTTCATGATTCTTGTTAATGATGGTCAATTTGGGTTATAAACTATTGAGATTAGACTAGTTCCTTACATTGGCCATCTCGGTTATTATGTGAGGTTAGTTTTTCGCTCGCTCTCACAGTAAAAGACAGATCAATACCTTTCGCTTGCTAGTACCATTGCACATTGAACACATAGAATGAAATTGTGCTTACCTTCCTTAATTGGTGGTGAAAACAAATTGTGCTTACCCTTCCTTACGAGACATTTTTTCTTTCTGCTTTGGTGTTCGTTAAAGATGGATCGTGCAGCCAACATGTGAGATGGCTGAATGGAGATTACCGGTGAAGTCTATA
This genomic stretch from Raphanus sativus cultivar WK10039 chromosome 3, ASM80110v3, whole genome shotgun sequence harbors:
- the LOC108832341 gene encoding F-box/kelch-repeat protein At4g39560-like, which produces MMMSAASAVEQKKKRRRVESPSSSGLMSLPYDMVLNSLARVSRSDYGALSVVSKSMRSLVASPEMYETRSRMGLREECIYVCLGTSFGTKPLGWFILRKGVQGNRLIPIPIPSFPSPRRATYVSMGCGIYVIGGRIEAVTTSRVSFLDCRTHTWSQLPSMRFARCEAKAGVLDGKIYVMGGCDDVFSGDNPEVFDPKTQTWSSVCIPDPVMNKEVCKVVGPDNNISFKFWSEKGLWNDFFLNPREEDCCCAIDRLLFSCDFDGRIKWCDPLSGVRKGSMEWYTVNGLEDLLGFLKFDRTNINTILFVGESADVWNCHMLKRGYTDGLLGLVPGFKISKSAGNIVIFWSVLVGDKLQVWCAEISLERRLRQDDGQIWGIIQCIDHVFTMDPDLCVLSSVNVSR